From a single Nicotiana tomentosiformis chromosome 2, ASM39032v3, whole genome shotgun sequence genomic region:
- the LOC104094807 gene encoding E3 ubiquitin ligase PARAQUAT TOLERANCE 3-like isoform X2: MAVYFKFKSAKDYDSIAIDGHFITVGNLKEKIFESKHLGRGTDFDLVVTNAQTNEEYLDEDTLIPKNTSVLIRRVPGRPRMPIVTAPVAEPDEPQVEYQSEEAQTVKSSYLGGVSSATKYPEDLDWDEFGNDLYAIPEAMPVQSSNQVQDAPPPSKADEESKIKALIDTPALDWQSQPSDGFGAGRGYGRGPGGRMMGGRGGRGFGWGGLERKTPPPGYVCHRCKVPGHFIQHCPTNGDPNYDIKKVKPPTGIPKSMLMATPDGSYALPSGAVAVLKPNEAAFDREVEGMPSIRSVGDLPPELHCPLCKEVMKDAVLTSKCCFTSFCDKCIRDYIISKSMCICGATSILADDLLPNKTLRDTINRILESNNSSAEHGGSALQVQDMESARNLPPKIPSPSQSAASRGELLPPPPPHKEETSSKVQEIAEEGKNGSAPQQMVERGRISKVADVSEATHESVSVKEPASQGSAPLADEEVQQKHVAAEAAKKKKKKKARLPLNPAAAEMQWRAAQDHLAAENYMMSMGPSAYNPYWSGMQPGLDGFAAPYHGAMPYNPYGFGPLDVPFVPPVLPQDPFGGQGFMLPFGPPMQRDLAAEFGMGFNAGPPIMSREEFEARKADLKRKREIEIRGEREFSKDREHAREVGSGADGPPVKSKSKAIPPQSSSGRPRRPERPSPDLDHHRRPERPSPDLDHHRRPERPSPELDHRRRPERPSPDLDYHRRPERPSPDRRSRDPELPRPLSKRKYEDYDDHHHEDRHRRDHHEDRHHREYAHRSSSSHHRSESSASVKPSSTGPSEPPVVAPLKSMDKKKASVFSRISFPAEDAPAASKKRKVSSSSEVPVSSSASHRGTTSNGYHEEYKAATGSRKSAAASMDYESSDDDRHFKRRPSRYEPSPPPASVQWEEEKQEGPPPRHSKGSRERGLR, from the exons ATGGCAGTTTATTTTAAGTTTAAAAGTGCAAAAGATTACGATTCAATAGCAATTGACGGTCACTTTATTACTGTTGGGAACttgaaagaaaaaatatttgaatccaAGCATCTAGGCAGGGGTACAGATTTTGACCTCGTTGTCACCAACGCCCAGACTAACGAAG AATATCTTGATGAGGACACCTTGATCCCCAAAAATACTAGTGTTTTGATTCGTCGTGTTCCTGGACGACCTCGCATGCCCATAGTAACTGCACCTGTAGCAGAACCAGACGA GCCCCAAGTAGAATACCAATCTGAGGAGGCTCAAACAGTAAAAAGTAGTTATCTGGGAGGGGTGTCATCTGCCACCAAATAT CCTGAAGATCTAGATTGGGATGAATTTGGGAATGATTTGTATGCTATTCCTGAAGCAATGCCAGTTCAGTCAAGCAACCAAGTGCAGGATGCTCCTCCTCCAAGCAAAGCTGATGAGGAGAGTAAGATCAAAGCTTTAATTGACACTCCAGCTTTGGATTGGCAGAG TCAACCCTCTGATGGCTTTGGTGCTGGTAGAGGTTATGGACGAGGTCCAGGTGGAAGAATGATGGGTGGACGTGGTGGACGAGGCTTTG GTTGGGGTGGATTGGAACGGAAAACACCACCACCGGGCTATGTATGCCATCGTTGTAAGGTGCCGG GGCATTTCATCCAGCACTGCCCAACAAATGGTGACCCAAATTATGACATCAAGAAAGTGAAACCTCCAACTGGCATTCCAAAGTCCATGTTAATGGCAACCCCAGATGGTTCATATGCTTTACCAAGTGGTGCTGTTGCAGTTTTAAAGCCCAATGA GGCTGCTTTTGATAGAGAAGTTGAAGGGATGCCTTCTATACGTTCCGTCGGTGATCTTCCACCAGAACTTCATTGTCCCTTGTGTAAAGAAGTAATGAAAGATGCGGTGCTAACAAGCAAGTGTTGTTTTACGAGTTTCTGCGATAAAT GCATAAGGGATTATATCATCTCAAAGTCAATGTGCATCTGTGGGGCCACAAGTATACTTGCTGATGACCTGTTGCCTAACAAGACTTTGCGGGATACAATAAATAGAATACTGGAATCAAATAATAGCAGTGCAGAGCATGGGGGTAGTGCTCTTCAAGTTCAAG ATATGGAGTCAGCACGCAATCTCCCACCTAAGATTCCATCTCCTTCACAATCTGCAGCTTCAAGGGGAGAGCTGTTACCACCACCTCCTCCTCATAAGGAGGAAACTTCTTCTAAAGTCCAGGAGATTgctgaggagggtaaaaatggcAGTGCACCACAGCAAATGGTGGAGAGAGGCAGGATTTCTAAGGTTGCAGATGTTTCTGAAGCCACACATGAGTCAGTTAGTGTTAAAGAACCTGCATCCCAGGGAAGTGCTCCATTGGCTGATGAAGAAGTTCAACAAAAGCATGTAGCTGCGGAGGCAG caaagaaaaagaagaagaagaaagcacgCCTGCCATTGAACC CTGCTGCTGCGGAGATGCAGTGGAGAGCTGCTCAAGATCATCTTGCTGCTGAGAATTATATGATGTCCATGGGTCCTTCTGCGTATAATCCTTATTGGTCAGGCATGCAACCTGGACTAGATGGGTTTGCAGCCCCTTATCATGGTGCCATGCCGTACAATCCTTATGGGTTTGGTCCTCTAGATGTTCCATTTGTCCCTCCTGTATTACCACAAGATCCATTTGGCGGACAAGGTTTTATGTTGCCTTTTGGTCCTCCAATGCAGAG GGATCTTGCAGCAGAGTTTGGGATGGGATTTAATGCTGGCCCACCAATCATGAGCAGAGAAGAGTTCGAGGCTAGAAAGGCTGATCTGAAAAGGAAGCGTGAGATCGAGATACGGGGAGAGAG GGAGTTTTCTAAAGACAGGGAACATGCAAGGGAAGTTGGGAGCGGTGCTGATGGTCCTCCAGTGAAATCCAAATCT AAAGCTATTCCTCCTCAATCGAGCTCCGGCCGTCCCCGCCGACCTGAGAGGCCATCACCGGACCTTGACCACCACCGCCGACCTGAGAGGCCATCGCCAGACCTTGACCACCACCGCCGACCTGAGAGGCCTTCGCCGGAGCTTGACCACCGCCGCCGACCTGAGAGGCCCTCACCTGACCTTGACTATCACCGTCGGCCTGAGAGGCCATCTCCAGACCGTCGATCGCGAGATCCTGAACTTCCTCGCCCTTTGTCCAAGAGAAAGTATGAAGATTATGATGATCACCATCATGAGGACCGCCATCGCCGCGACCACCATGAGGACCGCCACCACCGTGAGTATGCCCATCGCAGTAGCAGTAGCCACCACCGTTCAGAATCTTCAGCTAGCGTCAAACCATCCTCCACTGGCCCATCCGAGCCACCAGTGGTGGCGCCACTCAAATCCATGGATAAGAAGAAGGCCAGTGTTTTTTCTCGCATCAGTTTCCCAGCTGAAGATGCACCAGCAGCTTCAAAGAAGCGAAAGGTGTCATCCTCCAGTGAAGTGCCAGTGAGTTCCTCGGCGAGCCACCGGGGTACTACATCAAATGGGTATCACGAAGAGTACAAAGCAGCTACTGGATCAAGGAAGAGTGCTGCTGCAAGTATGGATTATGAGAGTAGTGACGATGATCGGCACTTCAAAAGAAGGCCTTCAAGGTACGAGCCATCTCCACCACCGGCTTCTGTACAGTGGGAGGAAGAGAAGCAGGAGGGGCCTCCTCCTAGGCATAGCAAGGGGTCAAGGGAAAGAGG ATTGAGATAG
- the LOC104094807 gene encoding E3 ubiquitin ligase PARAQUAT TOLERANCE 3-like isoform X4, translated as MAVYFKFKSAKDYDSIAIDGHFITVGNLKEKIFESKHLGRGTDFDLVVTNAQTNEEYLDEDTLIPKNTSVLIRRVPGRPRMPIVTAPVAEPDEPQVEYQSEEAQTVKSSYLGGVSSATKYPEDLDWDEFGNDLYAIPEAMPVQSSNQVQDAPPPSKADEESKIKALIDTPALDWQSQPSDGFGAGRGYGRGPGGRMMGGRGGRGFGWGGLERKTPPPGYVCHRCKVPGHFIQHCPTNGDPNYDIKKVKPPTGIPKSMLMATPDGSYALPSGAVAVLKPNEAAFDREVEGMPSIRSVGDLPPELHCPLCKEVMKDAVLTSKCCFTSFCDKCIRDYIISKSMCICGATSILADDLLPNKTLRDTINRILESNNSSAEHGGSALQVQDMESARNLPPKIPSPSQSAASRGELLPPPPPHKEETSSKVQEIAEEGKNGSAPQQMVERGRISKVADVSEATHESVSVKEPASQGSAPLADEEVQQKHVAAEAAKKKKKKKARLPLNPAAAEMQWRAAQDHLAAENYMMSMGPSAYNPYWSGMQPGLDGFAAPYHGAMPYNPYGFGPLDVPFVPPVLPQDPFGGQGFMLPFGPPMQRDLAAEFGMGFNAGPPIMSREEFEARKADLKRKREIEIRGESREFSKDREHAREVGSGADGPPVKSKSKAIPPQSSSGRPRRPERPSPDLDHHRRPERPSPDLDHHRRPERPSPELDHRRRPERPSPDLDYHRRPERPSPDRRSRDPELPRPLSKRKYEDYDDHHHEDRHRRDHHEDRHHREYAHRSSSSHHRSESSASVKPSSTGPSEPPVVAPLKSMDKKKASVFSRISFPAEDAPAASKKRKVSSSSEVPVSSSASHRGTTSNGYHEEYKAATGSRKSAAASMDYESSDDDRHFKRRPSRLR; from the exons ATGGCAGTTTATTTTAAGTTTAAAAGTGCAAAAGATTACGATTCAATAGCAATTGACGGTCACTTTATTACTGTTGGGAACttgaaagaaaaaatatttgaatccaAGCATCTAGGCAGGGGTACAGATTTTGACCTCGTTGTCACCAACGCCCAGACTAACGAAG AATATCTTGATGAGGACACCTTGATCCCCAAAAATACTAGTGTTTTGATTCGTCGTGTTCCTGGACGACCTCGCATGCCCATAGTAACTGCACCTGTAGCAGAACCAGACGA GCCCCAAGTAGAATACCAATCTGAGGAGGCTCAAACAGTAAAAAGTAGTTATCTGGGAGGGGTGTCATCTGCCACCAAATAT CCTGAAGATCTAGATTGGGATGAATTTGGGAATGATTTGTATGCTATTCCTGAAGCAATGCCAGTTCAGTCAAGCAACCAAGTGCAGGATGCTCCTCCTCCAAGCAAAGCTGATGAGGAGAGTAAGATCAAAGCTTTAATTGACACTCCAGCTTTGGATTGGCAGAG TCAACCCTCTGATGGCTTTGGTGCTGGTAGAGGTTATGGACGAGGTCCAGGTGGAAGAATGATGGGTGGACGTGGTGGACGAGGCTTTG GTTGGGGTGGATTGGAACGGAAAACACCACCACCGGGCTATGTATGCCATCGTTGTAAGGTGCCGG GGCATTTCATCCAGCACTGCCCAACAAATGGTGACCCAAATTATGACATCAAGAAAGTGAAACCTCCAACTGGCATTCCAAAGTCCATGTTAATGGCAACCCCAGATGGTTCATATGCTTTACCAAGTGGTGCTGTTGCAGTTTTAAAGCCCAATGA GGCTGCTTTTGATAGAGAAGTTGAAGGGATGCCTTCTATACGTTCCGTCGGTGATCTTCCACCAGAACTTCATTGTCCCTTGTGTAAAGAAGTAATGAAAGATGCGGTGCTAACAAGCAAGTGTTGTTTTACGAGTTTCTGCGATAAAT GCATAAGGGATTATATCATCTCAAAGTCAATGTGCATCTGTGGGGCCACAAGTATACTTGCTGATGACCTGTTGCCTAACAAGACTTTGCGGGATACAATAAATAGAATACTGGAATCAAATAATAGCAGTGCAGAGCATGGGGGTAGTGCTCTTCAAGTTCAAG ATATGGAGTCAGCACGCAATCTCCCACCTAAGATTCCATCTCCTTCACAATCTGCAGCTTCAAGGGGAGAGCTGTTACCACCACCTCCTCCTCATAAGGAGGAAACTTCTTCTAAAGTCCAGGAGATTgctgaggagggtaaaaatggcAGTGCACCACAGCAAATGGTGGAGAGAGGCAGGATTTCTAAGGTTGCAGATGTTTCTGAAGCCACACATGAGTCAGTTAGTGTTAAAGAACCTGCATCCCAGGGAAGTGCTCCATTGGCTGATGAAGAAGTTCAACAAAAGCATGTAGCTGCGGAGGCAG caaagaaaaagaagaagaagaaagcacgCCTGCCATTGAACC CTGCTGCTGCGGAGATGCAGTGGAGAGCTGCTCAAGATCATCTTGCTGCTGAGAATTATATGATGTCCATGGGTCCTTCTGCGTATAATCCTTATTGGTCAGGCATGCAACCTGGACTAGATGGGTTTGCAGCCCCTTATCATGGTGCCATGCCGTACAATCCTTATGGGTTTGGTCCTCTAGATGTTCCATTTGTCCCTCCTGTATTACCACAAGATCCATTTGGCGGACAAGGTTTTATGTTGCCTTTTGGTCCTCCAATGCAGAG GGATCTTGCAGCAGAGTTTGGGATGGGATTTAATGCTGGCCCACCAATCATGAGCAGAGAAGAGTTCGAGGCTAGAAAGGCTGATCTGAAAAGGAAGCGTGAGATCGAGATACGGGGAGAGAG CAGGGAGTTTTCTAAAGACAGGGAACATGCAAGGGAAGTTGGGAGCGGTGCTGATGGTCCTCCAGTGAAATCCAAATCT AAAGCTATTCCTCCTCAATCGAGCTCCGGCCGTCCCCGCCGACCTGAGAGGCCATCACCGGACCTTGACCACCACCGCCGACCTGAGAGGCCATCGCCAGACCTTGACCACCACCGCCGACCTGAGAGGCCTTCGCCGGAGCTTGACCACCGCCGCCGACCTGAGAGGCCCTCACCTGACCTTGACTATCACCGTCGGCCTGAGAGGCCATCTCCAGACCGTCGATCGCGAGATCCTGAACTTCCTCGCCCTTTGTCCAAGAGAAAGTATGAAGATTATGATGATCACCATCATGAGGACCGCCATCGCCGCGACCACCATGAGGACCGCCACCACCGTGAGTATGCCCATCGCAGTAGCAGTAGCCACCACCGTTCAGAATCTTCAGCTAGCGTCAAACCATCCTCCACTGGCCCATCCGAGCCACCAGTGGTGGCGCCACTCAAATCCATGGATAAGAAGAAGGCCAGTGTTTTTTCTCGCATCAGTTTCCCAGCTGAAGATGCACCAGCAGCTTCAAAGAAGCGAAAGGTGTCATCCTCCAGTGAAGTGCCAGTGAGTTCCTCGGCGAGCCACCGGGGTACTACATCAAATGGGTATCACGAAGAGTACAAAGCAGCTACTGGATCAAGGAAGAGTGCTGCTGCAAGTATGGATTATGAGAGTAGTGACGATGATCGGCACTTCAAAAGAAGGCCTTCAAG ATTGAGATAG
- the LOC104094807 gene encoding E3 ubiquitin ligase PARAQUAT TOLERANCE 3-like isoform X1 translates to MAVYFKFKSAKDYDSIAIDGHFITVGNLKEKIFESKHLGRGTDFDLVVTNAQTNEEYLDEDTLIPKNTSVLIRRVPGRPRMPIVTAPVAEPDEPQVEYQSEEAQTVKSSYLGGVSSATKYPEDLDWDEFGNDLYAIPEAMPVQSSNQVQDAPPPSKADEESKIKALIDTPALDWQSQPSDGFGAGRGYGRGPGGRMMGGRGGRGFGWGGLERKTPPPGYVCHRCKVPGHFIQHCPTNGDPNYDIKKVKPPTGIPKSMLMATPDGSYALPSGAVAVLKPNEAAFDREVEGMPSIRSVGDLPPELHCPLCKEVMKDAVLTSKCCFTSFCDKCIRDYIISKSMCICGATSILADDLLPNKTLRDTINRILESNNSSAEHGGSALQVQDMESARNLPPKIPSPSQSAASRGELLPPPPPHKEETSSKVQEIAEEGKNGSAPQQMVERGRISKVADVSEATHESVSVKEPASQGSAPLADEEVQQKHVAAEAAKKKKKKKARLPLNPAAAEMQWRAAQDHLAAENYMMSMGPSAYNPYWSGMQPGLDGFAAPYHGAMPYNPYGFGPLDVPFVPPVLPQDPFGGQGFMLPFGPPMQRDLAAEFGMGFNAGPPIMSREEFEARKADLKRKREIEIRGESREFSKDREHAREVGSGADGPPVKSKSKAIPPQSSSGRPRRPERPSPDLDHHRRPERPSPDLDHHRRPERPSPELDHRRRPERPSPDLDYHRRPERPSPDRRSRDPELPRPLSKRKYEDYDDHHHEDRHRRDHHEDRHHREYAHRSSSSHHRSESSASVKPSSTGPSEPPVVAPLKSMDKKKASVFSRISFPAEDAPAASKKRKVSSSSEVPVSSSASHRGTTSNGYHEEYKAATGSRKSAAASMDYESSDDDRHFKRRPSRYEPSPPPASVQWEEEKQEGPPPRHSKGSRERGLR, encoded by the exons ATGGCAGTTTATTTTAAGTTTAAAAGTGCAAAAGATTACGATTCAATAGCAATTGACGGTCACTTTATTACTGTTGGGAACttgaaagaaaaaatatttgaatccaAGCATCTAGGCAGGGGTACAGATTTTGACCTCGTTGTCACCAACGCCCAGACTAACGAAG AATATCTTGATGAGGACACCTTGATCCCCAAAAATACTAGTGTTTTGATTCGTCGTGTTCCTGGACGACCTCGCATGCCCATAGTAACTGCACCTGTAGCAGAACCAGACGA GCCCCAAGTAGAATACCAATCTGAGGAGGCTCAAACAGTAAAAAGTAGTTATCTGGGAGGGGTGTCATCTGCCACCAAATAT CCTGAAGATCTAGATTGGGATGAATTTGGGAATGATTTGTATGCTATTCCTGAAGCAATGCCAGTTCAGTCAAGCAACCAAGTGCAGGATGCTCCTCCTCCAAGCAAAGCTGATGAGGAGAGTAAGATCAAAGCTTTAATTGACACTCCAGCTTTGGATTGGCAGAG TCAACCCTCTGATGGCTTTGGTGCTGGTAGAGGTTATGGACGAGGTCCAGGTGGAAGAATGATGGGTGGACGTGGTGGACGAGGCTTTG GTTGGGGTGGATTGGAACGGAAAACACCACCACCGGGCTATGTATGCCATCGTTGTAAGGTGCCGG GGCATTTCATCCAGCACTGCCCAACAAATGGTGACCCAAATTATGACATCAAGAAAGTGAAACCTCCAACTGGCATTCCAAAGTCCATGTTAATGGCAACCCCAGATGGTTCATATGCTTTACCAAGTGGTGCTGTTGCAGTTTTAAAGCCCAATGA GGCTGCTTTTGATAGAGAAGTTGAAGGGATGCCTTCTATACGTTCCGTCGGTGATCTTCCACCAGAACTTCATTGTCCCTTGTGTAAAGAAGTAATGAAAGATGCGGTGCTAACAAGCAAGTGTTGTTTTACGAGTTTCTGCGATAAAT GCATAAGGGATTATATCATCTCAAAGTCAATGTGCATCTGTGGGGCCACAAGTATACTTGCTGATGACCTGTTGCCTAACAAGACTTTGCGGGATACAATAAATAGAATACTGGAATCAAATAATAGCAGTGCAGAGCATGGGGGTAGTGCTCTTCAAGTTCAAG ATATGGAGTCAGCACGCAATCTCCCACCTAAGATTCCATCTCCTTCACAATCTGCAGCTTCAAGGGGAGAGCTGTTACCACCACCTCCTCCTCATAAGGAGGAAACTTCTTCTAAAGTCCAGGAGATTgctgaggagggtaaaaatggcAGTGCACCACAGCAAATGGTGGAGAGAGGCAGGATTTCTAAGGTTGCAGATGTTTCTGAAGCCACACATGAGTCAGTTAGTGTTAAAGAACCTGCATCCCAGGGAAGTGCTCCATTGGCTGATGAAGAAGTTCAACAAAAGCATGTAGCTGCGGAGGCAG caaagaaaaagaagaagaagaaagcacgCCTGCCATTGAACC CTGCTGCTGCGGAGATGCAGTGGAGAGCTGCTCAAGATCATCTTGCTGCTGAGAATTATATGATGTCCATGGGTCCTTCTGCGTATAATCCTTATTGGTCAGGCATGCAACCTGGACTAGATGGGTTTGCAGCCCCTTATCATGGTGCCATGCCGTACAATCCTTATGGGTTTGGTCCTCTAGATGTTCCATTTGTCCCTCCTGTATTACCACAAGATCCATTTGGCGGACAAGGTTTTATGTTGCCTTTTGGTCCTCCAATGCAGAG GGATCTTGCAGCAGAGTTTGGGATGGGATTTAATGCTGGCCCACCAATCATGAGCAGAGAAGAGTTCGAGGCTAGAAAGGCTGATCTGAAAAGGAAGCGTGAGATCGAGATACGGGGAGAGAG CAGGGAGTTTTCTAAAGACAGGGAACATGCAAGGGAAGTTGGGAGCGGTGCTGATGGTCCTCCAGTGAAATCCAAATCT AAAGCTATTCCTCCTCAATCGAGCTCCGGCCGTCCCCGCCGACCTGAGAGGCCATCACCGGACCTTGACCACCACCGCCGACCTGAGAGGCCATCGCCAGACCTTGACCACCACCGCCGACCTGAGAGGCCTTCGCCGGAGCTTGACCACCGCCGCCGACCTGAGAGGCCCTCACCTGACCTTGACTATCACCGTCGGCCTGAGAGGCCATCTCCAGACCGTCGATCGCGAGATCCTGAACTTCCTCGCCCTTTGTCCAAGAGAAAGTATGAAGATTATGATGATCACCATCATGAGGACCGCCATCGCCGCGACCACCATGAGGACCGCCACCACCGTGAGTATGCCCATCGCAGTAGCAGTAGCCACCACCGTTCAGAATCTTCAGCTAGCGTCAAACCATCCTCCACTGGCCCATCCGAGCCACCAGTGGTGGCGCCACTCAAATCCATGGATAAGAAGAAGGCCAGTGTTTTTTCTCGCATCAGTTTCCCAGCTGAAGATGCACCAGCAGCTTCAAAGAAGCGAAAGGTGTCATCCTCCAGTGAAGTGCCAGTGAGTTCCTCGGCGAGCCACCGGGGTACTACATCAAATGGGTATCACGAAGAGTACAAAGCAGCTACTGGATCAAGGAAGAGTGCTGCTGCAAGTATGGATTATGAGAGTAGTGACGATGATCGGCACTTCAAAAGAAGGCCTTCAAGGTACGAGCCATCTCCACCACCGGCTTCTGTACAGTGGGAGGAAGAGAAGCAGGAGGGGCCTCCTCCTAGGCATAGCAAGGGGTCAAGGGAAAGAGG ATTGAGATAG
- the LOC104094807 gene encoding E3 ubiquitin ligase PARAQUAT TOLERANCE 3-like isoform X5 codes for MAVYFKFKSAKDYDSIAIDGHFITVGNLKEKIFESKHLGRGTDFDLVVTNAQTNEEYLDEDTLIPKNTSVLIRRVPGRPRMPIVTAPVAEPDEPQVEYQSEEAQTVKSSYLGGVSSATKYPEDLDWDEFGNDLYAIPEAMPVQSSNQVQDAPPPSKADEESKIKALIDTPALDWQSQPSDGFGAGRGYGRGPGGRMMGGRGGRGFGWGGLERKTPPPGYVCHRCKVPGHFIQHCPTNGDPNYDIKKVKPPTGIPKSMLMATPDGSYALPSGAVAVLKPNEAAFDREVEGMPSIRSVGDLPPELHCPLCKEVMKDAVLTSKCCFTSFCDKCIRDYIISKSMCICGATSILADDLLPNKTLRDTINRILESNNSSAEHGGSALQVQDMESARNLPPKIPSPSQSAASRGELLPPPPPHKEETSSKVQEIAEEGKNGSAPQQMVERGRISKVADVSEATHESVSVKEPASQGSAPLADEEVQQKHVAAEAAKKKKKKKARLPLNPAAAEMQWRAAQDHLAAENYMMSMGPSAYNPYWSGMQPGLDGFAAPYHGAMPYNPYGFGPLDVPFVPPVLPQDPFGGQGFMLPFGPPMQRDLAAEFGMGFNAGPPIMSREEFEARKADLKRKREIEIRGEREFSKDREHAREVGSGADGPPVKSKSKAIPPQSSSGRPRRPERPSPDLDHHRRPERPSPDLDHHRRPERPSPELDHRRRPERPSPDLDYHRRPERPSPDRRSRDPELPRPLSKRKYEDYDDHHHEDRHRRDHHEDRHHREYAHRSSSSHHRSESSASVKPSSTGPSEPPVVAPLKSMDKKKASVFSRISFPAEDAPAASKKRKVSSSSEVPVSSSASHRGTTSNGYHEEYKAATGSRKSAAASMDYESSDDDRHFKRRPSRLR; via the exons ATGGCAGTTTATTTTAAGTTTAAAAGTGCAAAAGATTACGATTCAATAGCAATTGACGGTCACTTTATTACTGTTGGGAACttgaaagaaaaaatatttgaatccaAGCATCTAGGCAGGGGTACAGATTTTGACCTCGTTGTCACCAACGCCCAGACTAACGAAG AATATCTTGATGAGGACACCTTGATCCCCAAAAATACTAGTGTTTTGATTCGTCGTGTTCCTGGACGACCTCGCATGCCCATAGTAACTGCACCTGTAGCAGAACCAGACGA GCCCCAAGTAGAATACCAATCTGAGGAGGCTCAAACAGTAAAAAGTAGTTATCTGGGAGGGGTGTCATCTGCCACCAAATAT CCTGAAGATCTAGATTGGGATGAATTTGGGAATGATTTGTATGCTATTCCTGAAGCAATGCCAGTTCAGTCAAGCAACCAAGTGCAGGATGCTCCTCCTCCAAGCAAAGCTGATGAGGAGAGTAAGATCAAAGCTTTAATTGACACTCCAGCTTTGGATTGGCAGAG TCAACCCTCTGATGGCTTTGGTGCTGGTAGAGGTTATGGACGAGGTCCAGGTGGAAGAATGATGGGTGGACGTGGTGGACGAGGCTTTG GTTGGGGTGGATTGGAACGGAAAACACCACCACCGGGCTATGTATGCCATCGTTGTAAGGTGCCGG GGCATTTCATCCAGCACTGCCCAACAAATGGTGACCCAAATTATGACATCAAGAAAGTGAAACCTCCAACTGGCATTCCAAAGTCCATGTTAATGGCAACCCCAGATGGTTCATATGCTTTACCAAGTGGTGCTGTTGCAGTTTTAAAGCCCAATGA GGCTGCTTTTGATAGAGAAGTTGAAGGGATGCCTTCTATACGTTCCGTCGGTGATCTTCCACCAGAACTTCATTGTCCCTTGTGTAAAGAAGTAATGAAAGATGCGGTGCTAACAAGCAAGTGTTGTTTTACGAGTTTCTGCGATAAAT GCATAAGGGATTATATCATCTCAAAGTCAATGTGCATCTGTGGGGCCACAAGTATACTTGCTGATGACCTGTTGCCTAACAAGACTTTGCGGGATACAATAAATAGAATACTGGAATCAAATAATAGCAGTGCAGAGCATGGGGGTAGTGCTCTTCAAGTTCAAG ATATGGAGTCAGCACGCAATCTCCCACCTAAGATTCCATCTCCTTCACAATCTGCAGCTTCAAGGGGAGAGCTGTTACCACCACCTCCTCCTCATAAGGAGGAAACTTCTTCTAAAGTCCAGGAGATTgctgaggagggtaaaaatggcAGTGCACCACAGCAAATGGTGGAGAGAGGCAGGATTTCTAAGGTTGCAGATGTTTCTGAAGCCACACATGAGTCAGTTAGTGTTAAAGAACCTGCATCCCAGGGAAGTGCTCCATTGGCTGATGAAGAAGTTCAACAAAAGCATGTAGCTGCGGAGGCAG caaagaaaaagaagaagaagaaagcacgCCTGCCATTGAACC CTGCTGCTGCGGAGATGCAGTGGAGAGCTGCTCAAGATCATCTTGCTGCTGAGAATTATATGATGTCCATGGGTCCTTCTGCGTATAATCCTTATTGGTCAGGCATGCAACCTGGACTAGATGGGTTTGCAGCCCCTTATCATGGTGCCATGCCGTACAATCCTTATGGGTTTGGTCCTCTAGATGTTCCATTTGTCCCTCCTGTATTACCACAAGATCCATTTGGCGGACAAGGTTTTATGTTGCCTTTTGGTCCTCCAATGCAGAG GGATCTTGCAGCAGAGTTTGGGATGGGATTTAATGCTGGCCCACCAATCATGAGCAGAGAAGAGTTCGAGGCTAGAAAGGCTGATCTGAAAAGGAAGCGTGAGATCGAGATACGGGGAGAGAG GGAGTTTTCTAAAGACAGGGAACATGCAAGGGAAGTTGGGAGCGGTGCTGATGGTCCTCCAGTGAAATCCAAATCT AAAGCTATTCCTCCTCAATCGAGCTCCGGCCGTCCCCGCCGACCTGAGAGGCCATCACCGGACCTTGACCACCACCGCCGACCTGAGAGGCCATCGCCAGACCTTGACCACCACCGCCGACCTGAGAGGCCTTCGCCGGAGCTTGACCACCGCCGCCGACCTGAGAGGCCCTCACCTGACCTTGACTATCACCGTCGGCCTGAGAGGCCATCTCCAGACCGTCGATCGCGAGATCCTGAACTTCCTCGCCCTTTGTCCAAGAGAAAGTATGAAGATTATGATGATCACCATCATGAGGACCGCCATCGCCGCGACCACCATGAGGACCGCCACCACCGTGAGTATGCCCATCGCAGTAGCAGTAGCCACCACCGTTCAGAATCTTCAGCTAGCGTCAAACCATCCTCCACTGGCCCATCCGAGCCACCAGTGGTGGCGCCACTCAAATCCATGGATAAGAAGAAGGCCAGTGTTTTTTCTCGCATCAGTTTCCCAGCTGAAGATGCACCAGCAGCTTCAAAGAAGCGAAAGGTGTCATCCTCCAGTGAAGTGCCAGTGAGTTCCTCGGCGAGCCACCGGGGTACTACATCAAATGGGTATCACGAAGAGTACAAAGCAGCTACTGGATCAAGGAAGAGTGCTGCTGCAAGTATGGATTATGAGAGTAGTGACGATGATCGGCACTTCAAAAGAAGGCCTTCAAG ATTGAGATAG